A stretch of the Dichotomicrobium thermohalophilum genome encodes the following:
- a CDS encoding DUF6671 family protein, translating to MRLEPETQARPHPYAGGQAALATMHRKERAIAPTLAEQVGLQVIVPRGLNTDRLGTFTGETPRAGTIEEAAIAKARLGMDAAGLPLGLANEGAYGPHPQIPFIAAGVELIVLVDDARGLIVKEHIIEEAPHYDHAVVGAGDDLDAFLVRVEFPETGLIVRPNGRDPIDAPVRKGIREQNALMAAIRDAAREAVDGKAFVQTDMRAHVNPRRMATLTRLAERFAARLARLCPDCGAPGYGMVDVESGLPCAGCGAPSGLVRFEVFGCAACDRHERRPRADGLEAADPRHCHLCNP from the coding sequence ATGCGGCTTGAGCCGGAGACACAGGCACGGCCCCACCCTTATGCGGGCGGGCAAGCCGCGCTCGCCACGATGCACCGGAAGGAGCGGGCTATCGCGCCCACTCTCGCCGAGCAGGTCGGGCTTCAGGTCATCGTGCCCCGGGGCCTGAACACCGATCGGCTCGGCACCTTTACCGGCGAGACTCCGCGCGCCGGCACGATCGAGGAAGCCGCGATCGCCAAGGCGCGGCTCGGCATGGACGCCGCCGGGCTGCCGCTCGGGCTGGCGAACGAGGGCGCTTACGGCCCGCATCCGCAGATCCCGTTCATCGCGGCCGGGGTCGAGCTAATCGTGCTGGTGGACGATGCGCGCGGGCTGATCGTCAAGGAGCACATCATCGAGGAGGCGCCGCATTACGATCATGCGGTGGTGGGCGCGGGCGATGATTTGGACGCGTTTCTCGTCCGCGTCGAATTTCCGGAAACGGGGCTGATCGTGCGGCCCAACGGACGCGACCCCATCGACGCCCCAGTCCGCAAGGGCATCCGAGAGCAGAACGCGTTGATGGCGGCGATCCGCGACGCCGCGCGGGAAGCGGTGGACGGCAAGGCCTTTGTCCAGACAGACATGCGCGCGCATGTGAACCCGCGCCGGATGGCCACGCTCACCCGTCTGGCCGAGCGGTTCGCGGCGCGGCTGGCGCGGCTGTGCCCGGATTGCGGCGCGCCGGGCTACGGCATGGTCGATGTCGAGAGCGGGTTGCCCTGCGCGGGATGCGGCGCGCCCAGCGGGCTGGTCCGGTTCGAGGTGTTCGGCTGCGCGGCTTGCGACCGGCACGAGCGCCGCCCCCGCGCGGACGGGTTGGAGGCCGCCGACCCGCGCCACTGCCACCTGTGCAACCCTTGA
- a CDS encoding YbcC family protein: protein MNVLPANQMTDFKDAMAVTDAAIIAAADRAGKRIAPLWPLKHFVAVNPFWGLADHDFAEAAEALARTAGARMTMPRSYYLDAIESGRITRDDIAAALERVKGAGMPADPDTVIAAARQETALPPTLTTVADIAARVSGKDWPGFIAERISLWAADQFDEGQASWPSAGQTQPPYVHWRETAMVDRTPEFAGMGSIRAAVAALPEDADALIVAAIKRLGLDNDSVEPYLHRLLMTVGGWAAYARYKVWDAELYDREDETLRQFLAVRLAYELILFERYQSDADFLARWAEAYPVAAVDGQALAIDAVLQTAYDVAWQRELVGKLNGSAPATPEARKKVQAAFCIDVRSEVFRRSLESVSPEVETIGFAGFFGFAIEYIPIGKNEGGSQCPVLLTPQFTVRETVRDATPEEEVEILGLRRLRRRASKAWKSFKLAAVSSFAFVETVGISYLVKLVSDATGLSRTVTHPASDGLDASVEKRLKPEIETRAMAGRETGFTPEQRLDMAEGVLKAMSMTSDFARIVLLAGHGATVVNNPHASGLDCGACGGHTGEANARVAAAILNDPEVRAGLAERGIHVPEDTIFIGALHDTTTDEVELFDLETVPESHADDLARLKDWLDRAGHLARAERSALLNIDSGREIDAQVIARSQDWAQVRPEWGLAGCAAFIAAPRSRTAGRDLDGRSFLHNYDWRQDENFATLELIMTAPMVVASWISLQYYGSTVDNRVFGCGNKVLHNVVGTLGVLEGNGGDLRTGLPWQSVHDGERLIHEPLRLSVVIEAPREAMNAIIEKHEVVRNLVDNGWLYLFAMDDSGKIAWRYAGGGEWEAVTREQVADAA from the coding sequence ATGAACGTCTTGCCCGCTAACCAGATGACTGACTTTAAGGACGCAATGGCCGTGACTGACGCGGCGATCATCGCGGCGGCCGACCGCGCCGGCAAGCGCATTGCGCCGCTCTGGCCGCTCAAGCACTTCGTCGCGGTCAATCCGTTCTGGGGGCTGGCAGACCATGACTTCGCCGAGGCCGCCGAGGCGCTGGCCCGCACTGCCGGCGCCCGGATGACGATGCCGCGCAGCTACTATCTCGACGCGATCGAGTCCGGCCGGATCACCAGGGACGACATCGCCGCGGCGCTTGAGCGAGTGAAGGGCGCGGGTATGCCGGCCGATCCGGACACGGTGATCGCCGCGGCGCGGCAGGAGACGGCACTGCCGCCGACCTTGACGACGGTCGCCGACATTGCGGCCCGGGTTTCCGGCAAGGATTGGCCGGGGTTCATCGCCGAGCGCATCTCTCTCTGGGCGGCCGACCAGTTTGATGAGGGGCAAGCTTCCTGGCCGTCCGCCGGCCAGACACAGCCGCCTTACGTGCACTGGCGCGAGACAGCGATGGTTGACCGCACCCCGGAATTCGCCGGTATGGGGAGCATCCGCGCCGCAGTCGCCGCGCTGCCGGAAGATGCGGACGCGCTGATCGTCGCGGCAATCAAGCGGCTCGGACTGGATAACGACAGCGTGGAGCCCTATCTCCACCGTCTGCTCATGACCGTCGGCGGCTGGGCGGCCTATGCGCGCTACAAGGTCTGGGATGCCGAGCTTTACGACCGCGAGGACGAGACGCTGCGCCAGTTCCTCGCCGTGCGGCTGGCTTATGAGCTGATCCTGTTCGAGCGGTATCAGTCAGACGCCGACTTTCTCGCGCGTTGGGCGGAGGCCTATCCAGTCGCGGCCGTTGACGGGCAGGCGCTCGCCATAGATGCCGTGCTACAGACGGCCTATGACGTCGCCTGGCAGCGCGAACTGGTCGGCAAGCTCAACGGCAGCGCGCCGGCGACCCCCGAAGCGCGCAAGAAGGTTCAGGCCGCCTTCTGCATCGACGTGCGTTCGGAAGTGTTCCGCCGGTCGCTGGAAAGCGTCTCTCCGGAGGTCGAGACGATCGGGTTCGCCGGTTTCTTCGGCTTTGCCATCGAGTACATCCCGATCGGCAAGAACGAGGGCGGGTCGCAGTGCCCGGTGCTGCTGACCCCGCAATTCACCGTGCGCGAGACGGTGCGCGACGCCACGCCGGAGGAGGAAGTTGAGATCCTCGGCCTGCGGCGGCTGCGCCGGCGCGCGTCGAAGGCCTGGAAGTCGTTCAAGCTGGCTGCGGTGTCGTCCTTTGCCTTCGTCGAGACGGTCGGTATTTCGTATCTCGTCAAGCTGGTCAGCGATGCCACGGGGTTGTCGCGGACGGTCACCCATCCGGCTTCTGACGGGCTGGACGCCTCGGTCGAAAAGCGCCTGAAGCCGGAGATCGAGACACGGGCGATGGCCGGGCGGGAAACCGGGTTCACGCCGGAGCAGCGGCTGGATATGGCCGAGGGCGTCTTGAAGGCAATGTCGATGACGTCGGACTTCGCGCGGATCGTCCTGCTGGCCGGCCACGGCGCAACGGTTGTCAACAACCCGCACGCCAGCGGGCTGGACTGCGGCGCCTGCGGCGGCCACACCGGCGAGGCGAATGCGCGCGTTGCCGCGGCCATCCTGAACGACCCGGAAGTGCGCGCCGGGCTGGCGGAGCGGGGCATACACGTGCCGGAGGACACGATCTTCATCGGCGCGCTGCATGACACCACCACCGACGAGGTCGAGCTGTTCGATCTGGAGACGGTGCCGGAAAGCCACGCCGACGATCTCGCGCGGCTCAAGGATTGGCTCGATCGCGCGGGGCATCTGGCGCGGGCCGAGCGCTCGGCCCTGCTGAACATCGACAGCGGCCGCGAGATCGACGCGCAGGTCATCGCCCGCAGTCAGGACTGGGCGCAGGTGCGGCCCGAATGGGGGCTGGCCGGTTGCGCCGCCTTCATCGCTGCGCCGCGCAGCCGCACGGCCGGGCGCGACCTCGACGGCCGGAGCTTCCTGCACAACTATGATTGGCGGCAGGACGAGAACTTCGCCACGCTGGAGCTGATCATGACAGCGCCAATGGTCGTTGCGAGCTGGATCAGCCTGCAGTACTACGGCTCCACGGTGGACAACCGCGTGTTCGGCTGCGGCAACAAGGTGCTGCATAACGTGGTCGGAACGCTCGGCGTGCTGGAGGGCAATGGCGGCGACCTGCGCACGGGCCTGCCCTGGCAGTCGGTCCATGACGGCGAGCGGCTGATCCACGAGCCGCTGCGGCTGTCGGTGGTGATCGAAGCGCCGCGCGAGGCGATGAATGCGATCATCGAGAAGCATGAGGTGGTCCGCAATCTCGTCGACAATGGCTGGCTCTACCTGTTCGCCATGGACGACAGCGGCAAGATCGCCTGGCGCTATGCCGGCGGCGGCGAATGGGAGGCGGTCACCCGGGAGCAGGTCGCGGATGCGGCTTGA
- a CDS encoding Coenzyme F420 hydrogenase/dehydrogenase, beta subunit C-terminal domain has product MGHETTHLTRRTGGVLDEPGIFAPVVAPSAPRSFCTDCGVSRTDQPKRCASACQFIRPDYEGLETKVHGRARDPERADELHFGPYRSMLRARLTQPSDGAQWTGIATRIGERLLAGGHVDAVLTVAPDPEDRWRPVPVIVTKPEAMAHCRGMRMGYAPLLALLEPARAAGYRRLAVIGIPCQVYALRALEEELGLERLYVVGTPCSDNTTTENFHAFLARLDDAPETINYLEFRPDYRVEIRHDDGRKRTIPFLNLPISDLPRDFFPLTCRTCVDYTNVLSDVTVGYMGGEGQQWLLVRNARGQGLVDLLGDELQTEAPGDKGKRKPAVAGFIANTERAAGGLPVRRMPNWVRPIVSWLQPRIGPRGVEFARARVEMKAAETVLHLRHAAPRRLKHMVPAHVWKLVARYGIEKDGPADK; this is encoded by the coding sequence CTCGTTCTGCACCGATTGCGGCGTGTCGCGCACCGATCAGCCAAAACGCTGCGCCAGCGCCTGCCAGTTCATCCGCCCCGACTACGAAGGGCTGGAGACGAAGGTGCATGGCCGCGCCCGCGACCCGGAACGCGCTGATGAACTCCACTTCGGCCCCTACCGGTCCATGCTGCGCGCCCGCCTGACCCAGCCGAGCGATGGCGCGCAGTGGACCGGCATCGCCACGCGCATCGGCGAGCGGCTGCTGGCGGGCGGGCATGTCGACGCCGTGCTGACCGTCGCGCCCGACCCGGAGGACCGCTGGCGGCCCGTGCCGGTCATCGTCACCAAGCCGGAAGCGATGGCGCACTGCCGCGGAATGCGCATGGGCTATGCGCCGCTCTTGGCGCTGCTGGAGCCGGCGCGCGCGGCCGGTTACCGCCGTCTCGCGGTTATCGGCATCCCGTGCCAGGTCTACGCCCTGCGCGCGCTGGAGGAAGAACTCGGGCTGGAGCGGCTTTACGTTGTCGGCACGCCCTGCTCCGACAACACGACGACGGAGAACTTCCACGCCTTCCTCGCCCGGCTGGACGACGCGCCCGAGACGATCAACTATCTCGAATTCCGGCCCGATTACCGCGTCGAGATCCGCCACGATGACGGGCGCAAGCGCACGATCCCGTTCCTGAACCTGCCGATCAGCGATCTGCCGCGCGACTTCTTCCCGCTGACCTGCCGCACCTGCGTGGACTATACCAATGTGCTGTCGGACGTTACGGTCGGCTATATGGGCGGCGAGGGGCAGCAATGGCTGCTGGTGCGCAATGCGCGCGGGCAAGGGCTGGTGGACCTGCTCGGCGACGAGCTTCAGACCGAAGCGCCCGGCGACAAGGGCAAGCGGAAGCCGGCGGTGGCGGGCTTCATCGCCAATACGGAGCGCGCGGCGGGCGGGCTGCCGGTGCGGCGGATGCCGAACTGGGTGCGCCCGATCGTGTCGTGGCTACAGCCGCGCATCGGCCCGCGCGGCGTGGAGTTTGCGCGGGCGCGGGTGGAGATGAAGGCGGCGGAGACGGTGCTGCATCTGCGCCATGCCGCGCCAAGGCGGCTGAAGCATATGGTGCCGGCGCATGTCTGGAAGCTCGTCGCGCGCTATGGGATCGAGAAGGACGGTCCCGCCGACAAATAA